Genomic DNA from Stigmatopora argus isolate UIUO_Sarg chromosome 13, RoL_Sarg_1.0, whole genome shotgun sequence:
GCACTCAGTGCCTTGGGTGCAGCCTCTCGTTCCTGTGAGGGACTTACAAGTTGTTGACAGTGTGGACAAACGGGCAAAGGTTTTCACTGATTGACTAACATCATGATGTCAGCTTTTGGTCGAATGTCAGAACCAAGTGCTGAATGACTATGAGAACAtccagagtgaaaaaaaaaacagacagacaaaaaaactcattttaacaCGGAGATCAGGCGCTGTCCGAACTGGAGCTTGAGCGATTCCTTTTGCCCTTTGCGGCGTCCGCTCTTTTCCTGTCTTTGGAAGTGCTCCTGGATCTTCTCCGTTTGGAATCGGGGCTCTTGCGACGCTTGCGTCTGTCTTCTCTATCGCTGTCGGAGCTGCTGccactgctgctgctactgtgTCGCCGCCGCCGGCTGTCCTTGCGATCTTTGCTGCGGCCCCTCCGGCTGCTCTTGCTCCTTGAGCGCCGGCTCCTGTACGAATCCCTGGCCTTGCTTCTCTCCGCGCTGTTCCTGCGCTCGCGACTTCGCGTCCTCCGCCTTTTGCCGTCCTTTTCGTCGCCGTGTCGCCGGTGAGCGCTCCTGCTGCGCTCCCTGCCCCTCTCTCGGTCCTTGTCCCGTTTTTCCTCTTTGTCCTTGGAGGCCCCGCGCCCGCCCTTCTCGCAGTTTCGACCACCCGATCCGTGTCGTTCCCTGGAATTTCGGTCTTTGCTTCGCGACCTGCTCCGCGTTCCCTCGCCGTTGCTCGTTTTGGGATTCTCCGCCTTCTTGTCGTCAGACTCTCGCTCTTTGTTTTTTTCGTTGCCGTGGTCCGTTTTCTTCTCTTTGTTGTCCTTCTTGTTCATATTTCTCTCTTTGCTCCCGGAGCGATCTTTCTTGTCGCCGCTTTTGTGCCTGTGACGCTTGTCTTTGCTTTTGGACCGTCTTCTCTTATCTCTGCTCTTAGACCGTCTACTCTTTTCTCTACTCTTACTGCGGCTTTTGGATTTgccccttttcttttcttttggctTGCTTTGCTTCTCCCCTGACTCGTCTTTACTTTTGGACCTATGGGATCGAGACTTCTTGTCTTTTTTACTCTCGTTCGCCTGCTCGCGTTTGGAACTGGAGGTCTGTCGTTCGCTCCTCGGAATGTTGGCGGCCTCGTCTTTGTCCTCACTCATGTCACCCCTGGAAAGGACGGATTAAATCAATCACTTACAGATAACTACTGACATCACAGGTTGCTGGCAAATTGTCAAAAACATAGTCCATGCTTATAAtcttgaaaataataataataataaaaaaacagcacattaCTTGTCTCCCTTAATCCAACGCTCCCCCGTGACCGCCCTCATCCTCTGACGCTGCAACTCCAGACGCCAGTGGGGCGGAGTTTCGCTACGGCGATAGCGATCCCAGGATCTTGACCGGGAACGCGAGGGAGTTCTGTATCTCTGTGTGGTTAAAAAGTCAGAACAATCATtccatgcaaaaacaaaaacaagtgaagTATTTTGCGAAATGAGGCTCACCCTGGGGCCTCTGCCTTTTATCTTCCTGCCGGATCGCGTCATCACCAATCGTCGGTTATATGGCGCTGACTGGGAATTGTGTCTGGCAGCAGATCTGAAACACAAGGACATTAAtcgggttttaaaaaaaaaagaagctaaagaCGAGATGACGTGGAGTTTTCTTGAACTTCTCTGCTCGGAATGACGGCAAGGAGTGTCACCGACCTGTCTCGAGGCCGTTCGTCTTTAGTCTCTTTCTCCTTCTCGGGCTCCTCTGGTTTTTTTTCTACCGGTGAGAGTCTCATCAAGAAGCGATTCTCGGGAATGGCGGGTATTTCTTCAGGACGCACGGTGGATGTGACCACCTCTTCCTGTTCTTTCTCTTCGACGATTTCAGGCTCGACCCTGCGAACATACGTCGAGAGTCAGAACAATGTTTTCGGAAGCGACAAGTTAGTATTGAACTATGGAATAATGAAATACGTCTTTTTGTCCTTCTGTTTCTTTTTCTGCTTTTTAgctctctttttcttcttctttgactCTTTGTCGGATTCTTGAGAGTCAGAGGAGGAATCAGAGGAGCTGTCAGAGTCACTGGAACTACTGCTGGAACTTGACGATACTTGCTCTTTCTTCTTATCACGTTTCTTTGCTACGAGAACAGAAACGTGGGTTGCAGTACATCGAGAAGAGCTGCTGACCGACGTCAATCAAATTGGTCCTAGAACAAACCTTTAGATTTGGGGACCAGTTCCCCGCAGTTCAAGACTTTGATTTCGGCATACGGTCTGCTGTTAGGATCTGTTTTTTCACTTTCCATAGTTTGGACGACCTCTTGACCAGAAATCACATGACCAAAAACCACATGAACCCTGcccgataatttaaaaaaaaccataagAAATGTATGATGGGCATTAACCAGACAAGGGTAACTGTGCAGGTCTTACCCATCCAAGTGAGGAGTTGGTTTTGTTGTTCTGGGAAAGTTTGGAGGTGGGAGAGGAACAATTATTCATTAGCAAACAATACTGATGAATTTACTAACATTTAAGAAAAAGATGCTTACATGAAAAACTGTGATCCATTTGTATCTTTCCCTCTATTGGCCATCGACAGCAAGAACTCCTTGTTATGTTTCATGGCAAAACTTTCATCTGTGGGTACAGGAATGGCAAAAAATTTTTTGTCAAGCTGTGAATCTATTTCATGAGGCAGCAACTACTTTACCTTCAAAAAAGCCTCCATAGATGGATTCGCCTCCTCTTCCATTGCCTACAATAGAAAGGAAACATTTATTTGGTGGATTATTTGAACTGACGCTTAACAAAGACAAGTTATAATTGGACCTTCACTGAAGTCCCCTCCTTGAATCATGAAGTCTTTGACAATGCGATGGAAGAGGCATCCTTTGTAATGAAGAGGTTTTTGGGTTCCTTTACCGAGTCCTTTCTCACCTGGAGATAAAACAGTTACATCTTTTGGTTGGCAGGAATGAGAGAGAAACATTTGCCACTTACCCGTGCAAAGGCTTCGGAAGTTTTCACATGTTTTGGGACAGGCGTCTGTAAACAATTCGATAACAATTCGGCCGACTGCAAAGAGGACAATGTTAGAAAATGGACCAAAACACGGAGACTATCTTAAACGTGCGTACTTACCGAGTGTATTTCCAATTCCAATGTCAAGGAAGCATCGAGGACGTTGAACCTTAATCCCCATGATGACCGGAGGTGCTGAACTAACCACCAAATGACGCAAAAATGCACACATCAGTCACAAACCAATACAATAAAGATAGAATCATAGAACTGAGGTGAAcctgtcattcattctttttctaaaACATCTTATAGTGAAAGCTTGGCATGAACAACAGAGCTCTAGGTAATAAATTGTTATCAGATTATCAAAAGAAATTAAGCTAAACATTATCCCAGTTGGCACTTTCTTGTTTCCAACTGCCACGCTTACATTAGCCCAGATAATATTTCAAACGCAACGGTGCTTTTGTTCAATATATTTCACGAATAAACAGTTCGCGTGCTTCATATGAATATTTTGCGGCCCATATGCTCGAGCAAGACTCGGTTATAACGTTAATTATGACACTAATTCGTGAAGATATCCTCAGGCCTCGTTGCTAGCAATTAGCCTACTTAGCAAGCCAATGAAGATTGATTCCCGGCCACGCGAAAGTGCATGGCAACGTGGACATTTCCGCATTTGGTCAGCACAGTCAAGACGTGTGGAATGTAAATTCGCATAACCTGAAATTGCAATTGTTTCACTCCATACAGAAATCGCTCTTTCCAAAGGCACTGGTTTTCATTCAACAACGACTGTTCGACTGCTTCCGAAGATGGCGCGATGGGGACTTGAGAGCATTTCGGAACGGGAGAGTGCGCCAGTTTTTGCGTTTGCGGCAAATAGTGGCTTCTTTACGGCAATACGGAGATACTTTACGGCATCACTGAGGATTGTAGGAGACGCATGTAAAGAAAGAGATGCCTAATGTGATGGCCATGTCATCTGTCGGCCTTTTTGCGTCAGTGTCTTTCGATGAGCAAAACAATACAGCCAATTGAGCGTCTGCTTTGAAATAGCTATAAATTGCTCACTTTCTTTTGAACAATTTTTGAAACAGCTTGTTTTTTGTAATATACTCCAAAATGCAGACAATTAATGAAATACTTAAAACTCATTACATGTATTTTTATGGCCTGAATCCTAGCCTATGTAATACGATTAAAAACATATTCCAATATTTCACCGACTTAAAGCAATTTTTGTGGAGAACATTGCTCAATTTTGCTTCTTTGAAATAGCCATTTAgaaagttttactgttttaagaTGGCCACTAACGCCTCGACTTCCATCCTGTAATATCTTTGGTTCAACCAAAGATATTTAaagatacatttatttatataatattttataatgttgttttatttacaaCCAGTTGTTTTGATTAATTCGCCTTGATAAGAgcgtgttttcatttttttattttatttggggcTCATGAAACGCAAACCAGGAAGCCCAAACCAGCCAATGGTATTTTATTACGTCACTCGTTATGGAAGCCTCCGCGTGTTAGGTGAGTTTGACTTTCAATATAGGTATTTTAATCTATTTCCTTCCTTCCCCGTTTATTTTAACAAAGGAAAACTATATACAATATGCATTTCTCACTAAACGCATACTCTGATGGCTGCGTTTGTGGTTGTTTATGTCGTAAATAATTGTTGTCACTAACCACTTGAAAATCCCATTACAAAACTGAAGGAGCAATGCAATGTTGAATATACTGAATTAATGCTTTATTGCATTATTATCTTTAACACTTTTGAATGTTGTTTAAATCTTATTTCAACACTGCCCATGTTTTCCTTTTCAGGGAGCATTGTTCAACTTCTAACTGTTGTTTATGATGTGTGTGACCCCCCTGTCAGTAGAACATGGTGGTGAACATCATGCAACAATGAGGCTAATTGTCAGCTGAAATTTGTGGTGATGTTTCATCTACGGGGTCTCGGTTCCTTCTTTCTAAGGcgctttcataaaaatgtcccCACGAACCGCGACCAGATTCTGGATGAGCTGCGGATCTGCTCAagtgaaaaccacatttttgaCGTGGTGGGGAAAAACAAAGCCAAACTGACCATCGACCACGTGAGCTCGGCCGTGAAGATGCTGTGGTACTTCCAGAAAGAGAAACCGCAGTTTTTGAGAACGGTGGAGCTCGTCAACAATCACCCGCAGTTCCTGACGCTTCGGGTTCTGGCTGAGAACAAAATTTCACTCATGGATGATTTTACATTAGTGGATTTACTTTATAGTTTTCTCAGGTAGGTGAAATGCAGCATTCGtgcaaagataaaaaaatacttacatCGGTGTAAAAACGGGATGCTGTTGGTTGAACTGTTTTTCAGGCTGAACGTGGAACCCCACGACTCGCTTATTCAGCAGCTGGTTTCAGAAAGCTGGTTAAGATTAGACAAGTAAGTAGTTGTCTGTCATAAAGTCTTCAACATTCCTGTCTGACCTTgattacaaatattttcagaCTTCCAATGGCATCCCTGTCCAAGTTTGCCATTTGTCTTAGTGATCAGCACCTCCAACAAAGTTCTTTGATGGGCCACATAACCAATATAGTGGATCAGAGGTTATCGTCTATCAACGACGCCAGGTGGGTAGAAGCACTACACCTCTCGAGTAAGGAaggtttattgtcattgtaaaaaaaaaaaatacaccaaattTCACTTGGTCTTAGCCTtcgaaatgccccaaaatgacgTCATATGGGGGCAGCCATTTAGTGATGTCACTTATACCCATCCTCATTCAACCTCAGGCTATGTCCACAGCGCAGGGCAATTCcgattctttttttgttaatgtccatatttttttcctagCTGTTCATATTGCACAAACATACGAGTCAAACCAGGGCCAACATGTGTATGCGATATAGGGGATTTATGTAGGCCAGGTAATCTGTGATActgacatttgattggctaaaggAGGACCAGCCTTGATCAAATGTCTGCCCCCGTGCCAGATGGCCACATCTTTGAAATACTGGCATTTCCTTACATTTTCATCTCCTGTTACACATTCGAAAAGTCAAattatgtgtttgtttttgccctTACAGAATCCTAACCACGTTGCTCATTAGCGTCTCCTACCTGGTGTCACCTCGTCTTCGAGACGCCCTCCTTAGCCAAGCGCATGTTTTGCTCGACAGGATGGATCAGTCCAACTACAACAACCCTCGCAGAGTGGTGCAATTCCTTCGCAACGTCAAGCACAGCCACAGGCCTCTGCTAGAGAAATGCAACCAGATTGTCCTGCACAACGTTCCAAGACTGGACGCGGAGAACATCACCATTTTCTTGGGCTTGTACCAATCCCTGCAATTTAACAACTGTGACTTGAGACTAGCTGCCAAACAACAGCTGATAGAACTGATAGATTCCAGCACAGACCCTTTTTCCTTCACCAAACTTTTTGCCACGCTGGCACCCATGGCGAGTAAGGAGATCCAAGAGGGGTTGGTATCAGGAATTTTACAATCCTTTACTAGTAGCGTATTGTCTGTAATTAATGCGCCTGGTGTTTTCTGTTCAGGTTGGAGAGCACGGCCTTTCTTTTGGCTGATGAGTTGAGCGCACAGCAGGCGTTGGCCATCGCCGAAACACTGGAAGATATTCAGAGCAGGAACCTTAGCCTGATTAACAAGTGAGGCCATTCCATATTATTTACATCAATTTTGCAATCTCGGTTCTCAAACTTTTACCACCACCGTgataaaataatcaacataaAATACGGTTGGCTAGAAGATCCTAGTCCCAATGTACAGTTTACAGTCTACTCAAGTAATGCTCATAAGCCTAGTAATCTACTAAAAATAATTTAGCCGCTGAATACTCCTAAAACGTGAGTTAAATTCTCCTGGTATGTACTAAATTACTCTAAAAAAGAAACCtaaatgcctttaaatcaaTTTTGCATATACAAATAGTTTTTGAATAAGCAAATCCTACAATGATAATGTGcacagtttgtatttttcatttagcGATATTTGCATTGGACAAAAAGGACTCAGTTATTGAACATTTGGGCAACAATGCTAACTTTTTGTGGGTGGCGCCGTCATactgtcctgttttttttctccagaatcGTATCAGTAATCCAAAGAAACCTTGACGTCTACAGCCCAATGGAGGTCGGTAGAATCACGCAAGCTCTTCACCTGCTACATTATCAGAATCCAGAACTTTTCAGCAAATTACAAAACATCTTACTCAGGTAGCCCTAATGTTCCAtcttcttttgttaaaaaaaacctccaagAACTAAAAGGCTGAATTCTCTTTAGATTTTTAGAGCACAGCGTCTTTCCTTACGAAGTGATCATGTTGGCCCGTGTGCTGTCCATGCTGCCTTCGCCCCGGCTGGAGGACAGCGTGATCTCACGGGTGGAAGCGGTGTTGCCTCAATGCAACTTCAACGACCTCAACAGCATTTCCTTTATTCTCGCCAAGTGGGTGCGCAACGACCCATCCCAGCGCCGCGGGACGCCCGGAAAATACATGCGTCtgctgcagaccctcaaccgctgCGCCCACGACAGGCTGCAGACGGCCGACCGGCTGGACTTGCTGCTCGAGGAATTGCGATACATTTCCGGGGAGTGGTTTGAGGAAATTCTGCTGGAGCGGAGCATGGCTACGCTGCAGAGGATGAGCGAGCAAATCACCTGGAGCAATGTGCCCGATTTGGCTCTCTTCTTAACCAAGAATAATTATCTCTGCGTACCCATCATGGAGCGGATCGCCCAAGTGGTCGTTACAGACATTGACAAGGTATGTTCAAGGAGCCCGATGTGGGATTTTGGACCAATAGTATCAATTCGAAGGTGAAgtaatttgctgccattgacattgggTCAAGAGCatttgaaggagaaaaaaaatgaaaaaaaatctcacactCCGTAATGACATCATTTAGGGCAATTGTCATTTGACTATTTTTGACTACATTATCTTGGTATGGTCACTATCCATACTCTTATAAATCGAAGTTGTAGACATGCCTGTTTTAAAAACCCTACCTgaattttaaggtttttttgcATACTCTGTTACTTACaggttttcttctctttatCTTCTCTTTAAGATTCACGACTCAGCAACATATGCCACACTGCTCCCCTTTTCTGTCCTCAATTATGATTCTGAAAAAGCAGACGAGCTTTACAATGTTTGCATCCAGCGTTTTACTCCTCATATCAGTAAGTAAACATCTCCGTTTTTAGATAACGTAAACATAACTTTAAGTCACCGGGGTACTCAATTTACGAAAACTGTTTAGAGTGAGACTTGCACATTTCAACCCTTGCATTATATGTATTTCTGgatgaaaatgaacaaacacCTATTTGTTTATGTAGGCTCTTTTGACCCTCATCTACTGGTTCTGCTGGCCTACACTCTGGCGTTAGCAGATTATTTTCCTGAGGCATTGGTCAAAGAAATCTTCAAGATAGATTTTCTGGGAAAGCTTGACGCCCAGCTAGAAAGTACTACATGCACAACTAATCTTGACAGAAATGAGAAAAAGTATAGCCTAATGTTCCAGCGTTAAACAGCCTATTATTTCTTGCTTGGCAGCCCTTCCCTACGCTCTGAATATGCGGACCCGACTACGACTGATGGAGCTGAATCGTGCCGTGTGTTTAGAGTGTCCTGAATTTCAGGTGCCATGGTTTCACGAGAGCTATTGCCAGCGGCTGCAGAAGAGACGTGAGTGAAAATGGTTTTGTGAATGTGGTGGAAATTGTAGTAAATTAAATGTCAAATCTGTCCAGGGAATGGGTTGATCAGCCCTGTGCAGAAGCAAATCCACAAATTGTTGGACGAGGTACTTGGTGGTTTTAACTTTGTCCAGGTTGCGGCGGTCACGCCGTATTTTTACACTGTAGGTGAGTAATGCAGCTAAAATGTTTTTGGGGTCATACTACCGAGgtttactaaataaataaattaacaaatGGTAACTTTCGCTTTCCCCAGACTTTGAATGCATTCTAGACAAGCAGCTACAGCCATTGCCTGGCAGTGAGTCGACAAGTCTGCAGATCTCAGATGAAGGAAAATTTTCCTGGGGCTCTACTAGTAGTTTACTGAAAAAGGACAGAAATGAGCTCCCACCTGGAGCCCAGCGGTACGAAACTAATGCTAAAGACGGGCAATTGTTGGGTAAATCTTTGTCTGAGACTGTCGTCTGTCGCGCAGGGTCGCCATCAACTTCCTTGATTCCAAGTCCTTTTGCAAAAATTCTCATCATATAAAAGGGGAGGTCCTGATGAAGAAAAGGCACCTTGAAATTTTGGGATATCGCGTTATTCAGGTACGTCTTATTATGCCATAGACTTCACTTAATTTGCGTTAACATCTTCTATATTTCTGTTGTGTTTCCAGATCCCTCATTTTGAATGGAACTCCATGGAGCTTTCAACACTGGATGCCTGGAAGGAATACCTCaagaagaaaatatttacaGATCGTTTGACCTGAAAGCCTTatttattaaaacaattatTCTGTCAAAGTCATCATAATTGTATCGTCTTAATAAGAATTTACAAAAGGTCACCAAGTGCtctatattcatattcattattGTGACATCAGCCTGTTTTTGCAGAACTGTTCAGATggttgtaggtttttttttaaataaaaagatggAGCTTGTACTTGCCATGTGATCATTAAAATTGACACCTGTCCAAAAGGAAATAATGAACTGTGAGAATAAGCACATTTGGGCTTTTGTTGAGGTCTCAAGACCAATTCCGTTCAATTAGTGCAACAACATTATTTCGTACTTCctctttaaaaatgtcaatacaaATGAGGTGTACAGGTAATATATCTTATTTTAATCAGAACAAACCTAGATTTCTTATCCTCTAACCATTCATCCTCACATCCGCACCAGTGGTCCGTCGTGTTTCTTATGGTTGCAATCTGGCATGAAATATGAAAGGATTATACAGTTATGTTACACACTTAAATCATAAATGTGTCAAAACATCAATCCGTGACGTTATAATGCTGTGTCAGTTTAAGATAATAAACAAAAGCAGGTTGCTGGACCATTACAGCTTGGCCATGCGAGCTGCATTCAGACGCATAGCCGCACAGGAAGCTCCGGCCGCGTAACGCATCTCGCGGATCATCCCCGTCCACTCCTTCTTGTCCTCTTCGTACCTGGAGGGGAACAAATACGTGTTCAGAGTGCCATCACGGCCTACGATGGAATGCTATTTATGTACGGTCTGGTTGAAAGAGCGAGTCACGTACTGCCAAATGTCCAAGGCTTCCACTGGTTCACACTCCTTGTTGTCGTTCTGCACCATGGCGAAACCTCCAATGGCGTAGAGGAGCCCTCCGCAGCTAACCAAGTTGACTGAGCTCCGCTCTTGGGGAAACTCTGGGAATGGTGACCACCTGCAACAATGTAGGCACTGGAAGGTTAGGTTTTTCACGCTTTGTAAGAAATTGAGGgtaaattaaaaaactaaacaacaCTTTATTACAAATTGAGCAAGTAGCTATTTGAATATATGCACGTACTTATTGGTTGCAAAGTCGTAAGCTTCACATGCAGCAGTAAGGCCTTCTTCGTTGACTCCTCCAGCCACAATGATCTTCCCTTTATGGACGACCGCTCCGAACATGGCTCGAGGCGTTTTCATGGCGGCCACCTCTTTCCACTCAGACCTCTTGTGGTTGTACGCAAACATCTTATTGCATGGCTTGCTGTTTTAAACCAGTAAGAGGCGATGCCATGTCAGAATAAAGTCAATCCCACAGATGAACAAAACGACAATTCAACTTACTTATCGTCAGTTTTCCCACCGATACAATAAATCAACCCATTCTCTGACAGCACAGCGTGTCCGTGGATTCTCAGTGGAAACTTTTTGGTTTCAGCCCACTTCATTTTTCTAAAAAGGGCAgattcaaatgaatatttttgaaaaaaacagcGGTATTCTCGACAAAGCTAGCAAAACCTACTCGGTGTCGTAGCACATAACGGTGTCAAGGGACTCGTTGCTCTGCAGGTCTTTCCCCGCCACGGCAAAGATGAGCTTCTCAAACTCCCCCATGGCAAACAAACATCTGGGAGAGGGCATGGGGGGCAATGCAATCCAACCACCAGAAATGTTGTCCATCTAGAACGAGAGAAAAAGCGATAAAGTTTGGAGCGATAAACCCACCTAGCAGGCATGTTTCGGGGCTGTGAGAAGAAACTGGAGCAgccaaaggaaacccacgcgggcACGGGGTCTTGAAAACCAGGATGAGACTTGAATGGGAAACAATAGAACAACTTCTTGTAATCAACATAAATCTTTACCTGGTAGAAGTAACACTGCAACGGGTTTTCTTTGTTGTCGTCATCTACAAAGAGTCCTCCAAGCACGTAGAGGTTGTTCTTCTTTGACACCAGACTCACATGGTTGCGGGGGATTTGCTCTGTCATGGCggccaaaaaacattcattttcttgcCCGTCGTAGGCCACCGCAGCCGTGTCGTTGATCATCAGCACCAAGTCTTTTGCGAACATGCCGTATCTTCGGGTATCGTTTAGGTAGCCGGGCAACTTGGCTTCTTCTCCTTCCCCGTCGCTCTTTTTCTTCTCGGGCAACTTGCCTGCAAATGCTTCCctgatttctttcattttttgggcAAGCGCCGGGTCGCTTTTGATGAGCTCGTCCTTTTCGACCTTTTCCTTGAAGTACTTGTCTGGAAGTAAACGGAAGCGGATGCAATCAAAGGCTTCCGGTAAGGATTTGATGCGGTTCTCCTTGTCCTTCCTGATCCACCTCATGAGAGTCTCAAACACAACTTCTTCCTTCTCCACATTCAGCGCGTCGGCTCCAATAAGAGCAAAGAGTTCATGAGGAGCGAGTTCCAAAAAGTCCTCGTCCTTGGCTACGTCCACGAAACGGTCGGCGATGTAATCTCGAGCCGCTATTGCCAGTCTGGGGCAGTTGATCATCAAGCCCAGCCTGTAGATGGCAAGGCAGTTCTTCATAGTTAGCTTCTGCTGAAGAAAGTTCACACAAACCGTGAACACCGAGGGGATCTGGAAGCGACTGGCCACCGTCAAGATGTCCTGCACGTTGTCGTCGTTGATATCGATCTCTGCCGAGTACATGTAGCTTACAATGCCTTCCATGACAGCGGGATCCAGATCCTCCAAAACCACCTCCTTCTTGTCCACTTCTCTGCCATCCTCAGAGAAGTAAAGTTCCCGGAAGTAGGGGCTACATGCGGCCAGGATAAGGCGATGGCAGGGTATGCTCCTGTCCCTCACTTTCAGGACGCAGTCCaccaacttattttcattcaggAGTTCTTTGAGTCCGTCCTGAAGCAGAGTGCTCTGAAAGAGCCGAAGATCTTCCTTCAAACCACGTGGGTCCATCGTGATCTCGAATGGATTGGAAGAGCAGGGGTGAGAATACAAGAGGCCGCTGTGAAGGCGCCGAGCTTTAAGGTGGCCAGTTCTGAGGCTACACTCGATATAACTGTGCTCCTCTAAATTTAGCCTAGCGCCCCATCCAGGAAGAATTCTTCTTGGCCCTATCAGAGCTCACGTACAGCTGTCGCGGAGTAAAAACAACTGCGGAGATTCGTCACCCTGGTGATTTGCATTGTTAGGCGCCCCTCACAGAAATAGTCTAGGACATTTTTCGTTTTCATTTAGGTTTCGGGCGCATCGGAGAAAAATCCTTGGCAAAGCACTAATCGAGGTGATGAATTTCTTAATCCATTGTTCATGTTTAAAGATAAT
This window encodes:
- the klhl41a gene encoding kelch-like protein 41a; protein product: MDPRGLKEDLRLFQSTLLQDGLKELLNENKLVDCVLKVRDRSIPCHRLILAACSPYFRELYFSEDGREVDKKEVVLEDLDPAVMEGIVSYMYSAEIDINDDNVQDILTVASRFQIPSVFTVCVNFLQQKLTMKNCLAIYRLGLMINCPRLAIAARDYIADRFVDVAKDEDFLELAPHELFALIGADALNVEKEEVVFETLMRWIRKDKENRIKSLPEAFDCIRFRLLPDKYFKEKVEKDELIKSDPALAQKMKEIREAFAGKLPEKKKSDGEGEEAKLPGYLNDTRRYGMFAKDLVLMINDTAAVAYDGQENECFLAAMTEQIPRNHVSLVSKKNNLYVLGGLFVDDDNKENPLQCYFYQMDNISGGWIALPPMPSPRCLFAMGEFEKLIFAVAGKDLQSNESLDTVMCYDTEKMKWAETKKFPLRIHGHAVLSENGLIYCIGGKTDDNKPCNKMFAYNHKRSEWKEVAAMKTPRAMFGAVVHKGKIIVAGGVNEEGLTAACEAYDFATNKWSPFPEFPQERSSVNLVSCGGLLYAIGGFAMVQNDNKECEPVEALDIWQYEEDKKEWTGMIREMRYAAGASCAAMRLNAARMAKL